The Pseudomonas sp. MPC6 nucleotide sequence TTTCAAACAGCACGATGTCGCCGGCCTGCACGTCAACGCCGCCCAGGTAATCGGCCACCAGCGGCACTTCACGACCCAGCGCCTTGCTCAGGTAGTCAGCGACTGGCTTGAGGCTGTTCTCGGCCGAGAACTCGCCTTCGGTCGGACGGCCAAGGTGCGAGCAGACCATCACCGCCGCGCCTTTTTCCAGGGCCAGCTTGATGGTCGGCAGCGAGGCCAGGATTCGCGCATCGCTGGTGACAACACCGTCCTTGACTGGGACGTTGAGGTCTTCGCGGATCAGTACGCGCTTACCTTGCAGATCGAGGTCGGTCATCTTCAACACGGTCATGGGTCGCATTTCCTGGGTTACTGTTTTTAAGAAACTGAAAGCTTGGTAGCTGTTTGCAGATAGTGCTCGGCAACGTCCAGCATTCGGTTGGCAAAACCCCATTCGTTGTCGAACCAGGCCAGGATGTTCACCAGCCGTGGGCCGGAAACTCGGGTCTGACTGGCATCGACGATGGCCGAATGGGGGTCATGATTGAAATCACAGCTTGCGTGAGGCAACTCGGTGTAGGCCAGCAGGCCTTTGAGCGGGCCATGGGTGGCGGCCTCGCGCAGAATCCGGTTGACCTCGGTGGCGTCGGTGTCGCTGACGGTCTGCATCGTAATATCGAGGCAAGACACGTTAACCGTCGGCACCCGTACGGCTTTGGCCTGAATTCGCCCGGCAAGTTCCGGCAACAGGCGTTCGATGCCACGCGCCAGACCAGTGGACACCGGAATCACCGACTGGAACGCCGATCGGGTGCGGCGCAGGTCTTCGTGATGATAGGCATCGATCACCGGCTGGTCGTTCATCGCCGAATGGATGGTGGTGATCGATACATATTCCAGACCAATGGCCTGATCCAGCAGGCGCAACAGCGGCACGCCGCAGTTGGTGGTGCAGGATGCATTGGACACCAGCAACTCGTCGCCGGTCAGGCAATCCTGGTTCACGCCATAGACGATGGTGGCGTCGACATCCGCCTCGCTGGCCATCGGCTGGGAAAACAGCACCCGCGGTGCGCCCGCGTCGAGGAAACGCTGGCCATCTTCACGGGTGTGGTAAGCGCCGGAGCACTCCAGCACCAGATCGACGCCGAGCGACGCCCAATCGATGCCTTCGGGGGTGGCACTGCGCAGGACTTTCACGCAGTCGCCATTAATATGCAGACAATCGCCATCGACCTTCACTTCGCCGGGAAAGCGCCCGTGGGTGGAGTCGAAGCGTGTCAGGTATTCGATGCTGGCCATGTCAGCCAGATCGTTGATCGCGACAATTTCAAACCCGGCCGTCGAGC carries:
- the epd gene encoding erythrose-4-phosphate dehydrogenase — encoded protein: MPQPRPYKVALNGYGRIGRCVLRALFERGSTAGFEIVAINDLADMASIEYLTRFDSTHGRFPGEVKVDGDCLHINGDCVKVLRSATPEGIDWASLGVDLVLECSGAYHTREDGQRFLDAGAPRVLFSQPMASEADVDATIVYGVNQDCLTGDELLVSNASCTTNCGVPLLRLLDQAIGLEYVSITTIHSAMNDQPVIDAYHHEDLRRTRSAFQSVIPVSTGLARGIERLLPELAGRIQAKAVRVPTVNVSCLDITMQTVSDTDATEVNRILREAATHGPLKGLLAYTELPHASCDFNHDPHSAIVDASQTRVSGPRLVNILAWFDNEWGFANRMLDVAEHYLQTATKLSVS